A stretch of Blastocatellia bacterium DNA encodes these proteins:
- a CDS encoding amino acid adenylation domain-containing protein — protein MEGLSYLDQVRLLTNSTSLDYSITEQIKRHKVSHLQCTPSLARVLTTEEEAKEAIKELKMMMVGGEALTTSLAKELINVIKGELHNMYGPTETTIWSSTHKVEANDRVLNTVTIGKPIANTQIYIVNEALELVPVGVAGELLIAGEGVVKGYFQRPELTSEKFIANPFSKSQTDKLYRTGDLARWLDDGTIEFLGRLDHQVKIRGFRIELGEIETLLLQHPEVSQAVVIAREDKRDEKKLVAYLVTKNSDETLPSTSEIQTYIRQQLPEYMVPSAVVYLQSMPLTPNAKVDRKALPAPEYSQSSLAEYLAPSTRTEIELAEIWKELLNVKSVGINDNFFELGGHSLLAMQLFTKLRSTFTNDISLRNLLESPTIAQLAQLIDISNDSKHLEKEHLITPLPREIDLPLSFTQERLWFLSQFEPNNPAYNDRFGIKIKGFLNLAALELSFNHIIQRHEALRTNFRLVNSRPIQIIIENRDLKIQQINLSNVAETELEVRLSEVYISEGQKLFNLSEDLLIRVTLISISETEHIVLIVLPHIVWDGWSFGVFVKEMATLYQSYTQNKIPDLPKLPIQYADYAYWQRQWMQGEVFEKQLGYWKEKLAGNLTPLQLPIDKARPPIQTFAGRKHTKVISKSLIEKLYLLSRQQSVTPFMLMLASLQTLLYRYTSTEDILIGTPIANRNHSQIENLIGVFVNTLVLRTDLSGNPSFEELLSRVKEVTLGAYSNQDIPFEALVEKLQPERDLSRTPFFQVMFVMQNTPISLIELQDISLSTEVVDNKTAKFDLLLETIETESGLLAIFEYNTDLFETSTIERLADNFYTLLESIVKEPKTAISNLEILSKKEKSSILNFNNTSRDYKTILIIQKLIENQVAIDPDAIDLEYEEDTLTYNQLNKKANQLAHFLQANFVKEETLVSISVERSFELVIGLLGIIKAGAAYVPIDPSYPKDRISFMLEDAGAAILLTQEHLLSKLPSKSSKIICLDSDWESISGFSTDNPTSNVAENSPAYMIYTSGSTGKPKGAVNTHKGICNRLLWMQEQYQLTSYDKVLQKTPFSFDVSVWEFFWPLMTGASLVIAKAEGHKDSRYLVQLIKQQQVTTLHFVPSMLQVFLEEPGVEDCISIRQVMCSGEALPFDLQERFYQKLNTTTLHNLYGPTEAAIDVTYWHCQKQSQRKIVPIGYPIANTQIHILDNHLQPVPIGVAAELYIAGIGLASHYWNRPDLTDEKFIPNPFFLGERMYRTGDLARWLEDGSIEYLGRIDHQVKIRGFRIELGEIETVLAQHPSVKEVVVVAHQDHNKDKRLVAYVVAQLVEVPSINQLQTFVKEFLPEYMVPSAVVYLQSMPLSPNGKIDRKALPAPSEDRPILENVFVAATTSEEEILTAIWIEVLGIKQVGIDDNFFALGGDSIRSVQVLSQARNYGLNLTLKQLFQAQTIRELAKEAKISSTNLSDIPITTAFSLISEHDKALLPNNLDDAYPVSILQAGMLFHSEYNVDSAIYHDIFSFVLKTYLDVDKLNQAIASLIKRHTILRTTFSFSDYSRPLQLVQKTAFAPLTIVNIRTLSKDEQDKQINEWLETEKTRGFDWKQAPLLRFQIHCLTDDTFYLSLSFHHAILDGWSIASMLTELFQLYNSLLNGEELILKALESDYRDFIALEQATLESKETKEFWTNLLADSNVVRLPRWFSNKDQTPRLYALDLAISQDLSKNLRKLAQTATVALRSVLLAAHLKVISTLTGQTDVITGIVTNGRPEKQDSEQVLGLFLNTVPIRKNLTGGNWLKLIKEVFALEREIMPHRIYPLANIQSLNSGEALFDTFFDFINFHVYEKLSAMTGIEVLSENVFEQTNFAMWAHFIQTTNSTDLILRLNCNLAVLTKEQIDLIGGYYLTALNSMVADPQRHYEKESLLSDDEREIILNSWNATAKAYPDLCIHQLFEIQAKSTPNKIAVVFENKQLTYYELNSKANRLAYHLISLNVEPDHLVGICVERSLEMIIGLLAILKAGAAYVPLDPSYPKDRISFILSDANIKVLLTQEKLLSTFPQEQNIICLDGKWGVSEKSENPKTNVSANNLAYVIYTSGSTGNPKGVMLEHRNVVNFFGAMDDKISFDNDSVWLALTSISFDISVLELLWTLTRGFKVIVQSEEAILVSSSDNYSNENKTIDFSLFYFASDESTKAEDRYKLFLEGAKFADQNGFSSLWVPERHFHAFGGLYPNPSLAASAVAMITNKINIRAGSVVLPLHNPIRVAEEWSFVDNISKGRVGLSFASGWHANDFVFAPDNYHNRREIMLREIETVKKLWRGESVTARNGFGNDVEIKTLPQPVQKDLPVWLTAGGSPETFKIAGQMGINLLTHLLGQSIESLSEKIVIYRQAWKSSGHKGEGYVTLMLHTFVEKNLEYVKEKVTIPFSNYLRSSVDLLKPLAQSIGLNFDSLTDEDKETVVSHRFDRYFETSGLFGTPETCFKIVNQLKAIGVDEIACLIDFGIDADAVLNALDYLNKLMKQSNALTYDYSIAAQIHRHNVTHMQCTPSLGRLIMNDQGARSAMSKLDYLLLGGEALPSNFAYEITQTLPSKLLNMYGPTETTIWSTVYNVEEANSFISIGRPIANTEIYILDQFNQPLPVAVSGELYIGGDGLARGYYQRPELTNERFVPNPFKNNARLYRTGDLARYLPDGNIDFLGRIDHQVKLRGFRIELGEIEVLLAQHPEIKECLAIIQADQPENKKIIAYFIPQLKNSPSINKLRQYLSEKLPEYMIPSTFVPMESWPLTPNGKINRRALPIPTTERPLLKDSYLSPTTETEAKIISIFSQLLEIDQIGIEDNFFELGGNSILSVQLVVKLRETFKVEIPLRTLFDNTPTARKVAEIIDNASPMVEKLDLAAEIVLDESIKPPTSNYSIVTEPNNIFLTGATGFLGAFLLVELINQTNAQIYCLVRAANLELAQERLIERMKFYELWNEAFSSRISVLVGDLSQPRFGLSEETFDKLAANIDVIYHVGATVNFIYSYQVLKPANVFGTQEVLRLASKTKVKPVHFTSTSSVFEGFNGGKTVFEYDEINLEASFSTGYTQTKVVSEKIIEIARQRGLPVSIYRLDLVGGHSKTGVANTSDFIALLIKGCIQYGSAPLLNSVFDLTPVDFACNAIVTLSKQTNQIGKNFHLLNPYPPSASGLFDWVRSFGYDLEAKPFREWQTEITSQNTLKPENALYTLIPFIKELRLDQEDEFFTFDVHQTEEALLPLQIICPKIDTELLHKCLAFFERCGFISVMQKM, from the coding sequence ATGGAAGGCTTAAGCTATCTTGACCAAGTTAGGTTATTAACTAACTCTACTTCCTTAGACTATTCAATAACAGAACAAATAAAGAGACATAAAGTAAGTCATTTACAATGTACACCATCATTAGCAAGAGTATTAACAACAGAAGAAGAAGCAAAAGAAGCAATAAAAGAGTTAAAAATGATGATGGTAGGAGGAGAAGCATTAACAACAAGCCTAGCAAAAGAATTAATAAATGTAATAAAAGGTGAGTTACATAATATGTATGGGCCAACAGAAACAACCATTTGGTCATCCACACATAAAGTAGAGGCTAACGATAGAGTATTAAATACAGTAACAATAGGAAAACCAATAGCCAACACACAAATTTACATAGTAAATGAAGCACTAGAACTAGTGCCAGTAGGAGTAGCAGGAGAGCTATTAATAGCAGGAGAAGGAGTAGTAAAAGGATATTTCCAACGTCCTGAGCTTACATCAGAAAAGTTTATTGCAAATCCTTTTAGCAAATCTCAAACAGACAAGTTATATAGAACAGGAGATTTAGCACGTTGGCTAGATGATGGTACTATAGAATTTCTTGGTAGGCTTGACCATCAAGTTAAAATTCGTGGTTTTCGTATTGAACTTGGTGAAATTGAAACTTTACTGCTCCAACATCCAGAAGTATCACAAGCAGTTGTAATAGCAAGAGAAGATAAAAGAGATGAAAAGAAACTAGTAGCATACCTTGTAACTAAAAACTCTGATGAAACATTACCTTCAACATCAGAAATACAAACATATATTAGACAGCAATTGCCAGAATATATGGTTCCATCAGCAGTTGTTTATTTACAATCCATGCCTCTAACACCTAATGCTAAAGTTGACCGTAAGGCTTTACCTGCTCCTGAATATTCTCAAAGTAGCCTAGCAGAATATCTAGCACCTTCTACTAGAACAGAAATAGAATTAGCTGAAATATGGAAAGAGTTACTAAATGTTAAATCTGTAGGAATAAATGATAATTTCTTTGAATTAGGTGGACATTCTTTGCTTGCTATGCAGCTATTCACAAAACTACGAAGCACATTTACTAATGATATTTCTCTTCGTAATTTATTAGAATCTCCAACCATTGCCCAACTAGCTCAGTTAATAGACATTTCTAACGATTCTAAACATCTTGAAAAAGAGCATCTTATTACACCTTTACCCCGTGAAATTGATTTACCTTTATCTTTTACTCAAGAAAGACTTTGGTTTTTAAGCCAGTTTGAACCTAATAACCCCGCTTATAATGATAGATTTGGTATAAAAATTAAGGGTTTTCTTAATTTAGCTGCTCTTGAACTTAGTTTTAATCATATTATTCAACGCCATGAAGCACTGCGTACTAACTTTAGGCTAGTTAATAGCCGTCCTATTCAAATCATTATTGAAAATCGTGATTTAAAAATACAACAAATAAACTTAAGTAATGTTGCAGAAACAGAACTAGAAGTTAGATTATCAGAAGTGTACATATCAGAAGGTCAAAAACTTTTTAACCTTTCAGAAGATTTGTTAATAAGAGTCACCCTTATTAGCATAAGCGAAACTGAACATATAGTTTTAATTGTTTTACCGCATATAGTATGGGATGGATGGTCATTTGGAGTATTTGTAAAAGAAATGGCAACACTTTATCAATCATACACACAAAATAAAATTCCAGACTTACCAAAACTGCCAATACAATATGCAGATTATGCTTATTGGCAACGACAATGGATGCAGGGAGAAGTTTTTGAAAAACAGCTTGGTTATTGGAAAGAAAAATTAGCGGGAAATTTAACACCTTTACAACTACCTATTGATAAAGCACGTCCACCTATTCAAACTTTTGCAGGTCGTAAACATACAAAAGTTATATCAAAATCCTTAATAGAAAAATTATACTTACTCTCACGACAACAAAGCGTAACACCTTTTATGCTTATGTTAGCAAGCTTACAAACTTTGCTTTATCGTTATACTAGCACCGAAGATATACTAATAGGCACTCCTATTGCTAATCGTAATCATTCCCAAATAGAAAATTTGATAGGGGTATTTGTAAATACCCTAGTATTAAGAACAGATTTATCAGGAAATCCAAGTTTTGAAGAACTTTTATCAAGAGTAAAAGAAGTAACATTAGGTGCTTATTCCAATCAAGATATTCCTTTTGAAGCCTTAGTTGAAAAGCTTCAACCCGAGCGTGATTTAAGTAGGACACCTTTTTTCCAAGTCATGTTTGTAATGCAAAATACACCTATTAGTTTAATTGAACTTCAAGATATAAGTCTTTCTACAGAAGTGGTTGATAATAAAACAGCCAAATTTGATTTACTGCTTGAAACAATAGAAACAGAATCAGGTTTATTAGCCATTTTTGAATATAATACAGATCTTTTTGAAACATCCACTATTGAACGGCTGGCCGATAACTTTTATACATTGCTTGAGTCAATAGTAAAAGAGCCTAAAACAGCTATTTCAAACTTAGAGATACTTTCTAAGAAAGAAAAATCTTCCATTCTTAATTTTAATAACACAAGTAGAGATTACAAAACTATACTTATCATACAAAAATTAATAGAAAACCAAGTAGCAATTGATCCTGATGCTATAGATTTAGAATATGAAGAAGACACACTTACCTATAATCAACTTAATAAAAAAGCTAATCAGCTTGCTCACTTTTTACAAGCAAACTTTGTAAAAGAAGAAACTTTAGTATCAATAAGTGTAGAACGCTCATTTGAGCTAGTAATAGGGCTTTTAGGAATTATTAAAGCAGGAGCAGCTTATGTTCCAATTGATCCTAGCTACCCCAAAGATAGAATCTCTTTTATGCTAGAAGATGCTGGAGCAGCTATTCTTCTTACCCAAGAACATTTACTAAGCAAGCTGCCTAGTAAATCCAGTAAGATCATTTGTTTAGATTCTGACTGGGAAAGTATATCTGGCTTTAGCACTGATAACCCAACAAGCAATGTAGCAGAAAATAGCCCAGCCTATATGATTTATACTTCAGGCTCTACAGGTAAGCCAAAAGGGGCTGTAAATACTCATAAAGGTATTTGTAACCGTTTGTTATGGATGCAAGAACAATATCAACTTACTTCTTATGACAAAGTATTACAAAAAACACCTTTTAGCTTTGATGTAAGTGTATGGGAATTTTTCTGGCCGTTAATGACAGGAGCAAGTTTAGTTATTGCTAAAGCTGAAGGTCACAAAGATAGTCGTTATCTTGTCCAACTAATTAAACAACAACAAGTAACAACATTGCATTTTGTGCCTTCTATGTTACAGGTGTTTTTAGAAGAGCCAGGTGTAGAAGATTGCATAAGCATAAGACAAGTAATGTGTAGCGGTGAAGCTTTACCGTTTGACCTACAAGAACGTTTTTATCAAAAATTAAATACAACGACACTTCATAACCTCTATGGCCCGACAGAAGCCGCAATTGATGTCACTTATTGGCATTGTCAAAAACAAAGTCAAAGAAAAATAGTCCCTATAGGTTATCCTATAGCAAATACTCAAATACATATATTAGATAACCATCTTCAGCCAGTGCCAATAGGAGTGGCGGCAGAGCTTTACATAGCAGGGATAGGGCTTGCAAGTCATTATTGGAACCGCCCTGATTTAACAGATGAAAAATTTATTCCTAATCCTTTCTTTTTAGGAGAAAGAATGTATAGAACCGGTGATTTAGCTCGTTGGTTAGAAGATGGTTCTATTGAGTATTTAGGCCGAATTGATCATCAAGTTAAGATTCGTGGTTTTCGTATTGAGTTAGGAGAAATAGAAACTGTCTTAGCTCAACATCCATCAGTAAAAGAAGTTGTAGTAGTAGCACATCAAGATCATAACAAAGACAAACGCTTAGTAGCCTATGTTGTAGCTCAACTTGTTGAAGTTCCTTCTATTAATCAGCTTCAAACTTTTGTTAAAGAATTTCTGCCTGAATATATGGTTCCATCTGCGGTTGTCTATCTGCAATCTATGCCGCTTAGTCCTAATGGAAAAATTGACCGTAAGGCTTTACCTGCTCCTAGTGAAGATAGACCCATATTAGAAAATGTTTTTGTTGCTGCAACTACATCTGAAGAAGAAATCTTAACTGCCATTTGGATAGAAGTTTTAGGAATAAAACAAGTTGGTATAGATGATAATTTCTTTGCTTTAGGAGGTGATTCTATACGCAGTGTGCAAGTATTGTCACAAGCAAGGAATTATGGATTGAATCTTACATTAAAACAACTTTTTCAAGCACAAACCATAAGAGAGTTAGCAAAAGAAGCTAAAATATCTAGTACAAATTTATCTGACATTCCTATTACAACAGCATTTAGCCTTATTTCTGAACATGACAAAGCTTTATTACCAAATAACCTAGATGATGCTTACCCTGTTAGTATTTTACAAGCAGGAATGCTTTTCCATAGTGAGTATAATGTAGACTCTGCAATCTACCATGATATTTTTAGTTTTGTACTAAAAACATATCTTGATGTAGACAAATTAAACCAAGCTATAGCCTCTCTTATAAAACGTCATACAATTTTACGAACAACGTTTTCTTTTAGCGATTACAGCAGACCATTACAACTAGTACAAAAGACAGCATTTGCTCCGCTAACAATTGTGAATATCCGCACACTTTCCAAGGATGAACAAGATAAACAAATAAATGAGTGGTTAGAAACAGAAAAAACTCGTGGGTTTGATTGGAAACAAGCCCCATTACTACGTTTTCAAATACACTGTTTAACAGATGATACTTTTTATCTTAGCTTAAGCTTTCATCATGCAATCCTTGATGGTTGGAGCATTGCAAGCATGTTAACAGAGCTTTTTCAACTCTACAATTCTCTCTTAAATGGTGAAGAGTTAATTCTTAAAGCTCTAGAATCAGATTATCGTGACTTTATTGCTCTTGAACAAGCAACATTAGAATCAAAAGAAACCAAAGAATTTTGGACTAATTTATTGGCTGATAGTAATGTTGTTAGATTACCTCGTTGGTTTTCTAATAAAGATCAAACACCTCGTCTTTATGCACTAGACTTAGCAATTTCTCAAGACCTTAGCAAAAATTTAAGGAAGTTAGCACAAACTGCAACAGTTGCACTACGATCAGTATTACTAGCAGCACACTTAAAAGTTATTAGCACACTTACCGGGCAAACAGATGTTATTACAGGCATTGTCACCAATGGAAGACCAGAAAAACAAGATAGCGAACAAGTATTAGGATTATTCTTAAACACAGTCCCAATACGCAAAAATCTTACTGGTGGAAATTGGCTTAAACTTATTAAAGAAGTTTTTGCTCTTGAGCGTGAAATTATGCCACACCGTATTTACCCACTTGCTAACATCCAAAGCTTAAATAGTGGTGAAGCATTATTTGACACATTTTTTGACTTTATCAATTTCCATGTTTATGAAAAGCTCTCTGCAATGACTGGGATTGAAGTTCTTTCTGAAAATGTATTTGAGCAAACTAATTTTGCTATGTGGGCGCATTTTATACAAACAACAAATTCTACAGATTTAATTTTAAGGCTTAATTGTAACCTAGCTGTATTAACTAAAGAACAAATTGACTTAATAGGTGGCTATTATCTAACAGCTTTAAATAGCATGGTTGCAGACCCTCAAAGGCATTATGAAAAAGAGTCTTTGCTATCAGACGATGAACGCGAAATAATTCTTAATAGCTGGAATGCTACAGCAAAAGCATATCCTGATCTTTGTATTCACCAGTTATTTGAAATACAAGCTAAATCTACTCCAAATAAAATAGCTGTTGTCTTTGAAAACAAACAACTTACTTACTATGAGTTAAACTCTAAAGCTAATCGTTTAGCTTACCATCTAATTTCCTTAAATGTAGAACCTGATCATTTAGTAGGCATATGTGTTGAGCGTTCACTTGAAATGATAATAGGTTTATTAGCCATACTTAAAGCTGGTGCGGCTTATGTTCCGTTAGATCCGTCTTATCCAAAAGATAGAATTTCTTTTATTCTTTCTGACGCTAATATCAAGGTATTACTTACCCAAGAAAAACTTTTATCAACTTTCCCTCAAGAACAAAATATTATTTGTTTGGATGGCAAATGGGGAGTAAGTGAAAAAAGCGAAAATCCCAAAACTAATGTTTCTGCTAATAATTTAGCCTATGTAATTTATACTTCTGGTTCAACAGGCAACCCAAAAGGTGTAATGCTTGAACATCGCAATGTTGTTAACTTCTTTGGAGCAATGGATGACAAAATTAGTTTTGATAATGATAGCGTTTGGCTAGCTTTAACAAGTATTTCTTTTGATATTTCTGTTTTAGAACTTTTATGGACACTTACAAGAGGCTTTAAGGTTATAGTGCAATCTGAAGAGGCTATTTTAGTAAGCAGTTCAGATAATTATAGTAATGAAAATAAAACAATAGATTTTAGTCTTTTTTATTTTGCAAGTGATGAAAGTACAAAAGCAGAAGATAGATATAAACTGTTTTTAGAAGGGGCAAAATTTGCTGACCAAAATGGTTTTTCATCTCTATGGGTTCCAGAAAGACATTTTCATGCTTTTGGTGGTCTCTATCCCAATCCTTCACTTGCTGCTAGTGCTGTTGCTATGATTACAAATAAAATTAATATCCGTGCTGGCAGTGTTGTTTTACCGTTACATAACCCAATTAGAGTTGCTGAAGAATGGTCTTTTGTTGACAACATTTCAAAAGGTAGAGTAGGTCTATCTTTTGCATCTGGATGGCATGCTAATGATTTTGTGTTTGCTCCTGATAATTACCATAACCGCCGTGAAATAATGCTTCGTGAAATAGAAACAGTAAAGAAGCTTTGGCGTGGTGAGTCTGTAACAGCACGTAATGGTTTTGGAAATGATGTAGAGATTAAAACCCTACCTCAACCAGTACAAAAAGATTTACCTGTTTGGTTAACTGCTGGAGGTAGTCCAGAAACTTTTAAAATAGCTGGTCAAATGGGAATTAATTTACTTACCCATTTACTTGGACAATCAATTGAAAGCCTATCTGAAAAAATTGTAATTTATCGTCAAGCTTGGAAAAGTAGCGGCCATAAAGGTGAAGGATATGTAACTTTGATGTTACATACTTTTGTAGAAAAAAATTTAGAGTATGTTAAAGAGAAAGTAACTATTCCCTTTTCTAATTATTTACGTAGTTCTGTAGATCTATTAAAACCTTTAGCACAAAGTATTGGACTAAATTTTGATTCTCTAACAGACGAAGATAAAGAAACCGTTGTTTCACATCGCTTTGATCGTTATTTTGAAACTAGTGGTTTATTTGGCACACCAGAAACTTGTTTTAAGATAGTCAACCAATTAAAAGCTATTGGGGTTGATGAGATAGCTTGTTTAATTGATTTTGGGATTGATGCCGATGCAGTGTTAAACGCTTTAGATTACTTAAACAAATTAATGAAGCAAAGTAATGCTCTAACTTATGACTATTCAATTGCTGCACAAATACATCGCCATAATGTTACACATATGCAATGCACTCCATCTTTGGGTAGATTAATTATGAATGATCAAGGTGCGCGTAGTGCTATGAGTAAACTGGATTATTTGTTGCTAGGAGGTGAAGCATTACCTAGCAATTTTGCTTATGAAATTACTCAAACACTGCCTAGCAAACTACTTAATATGTATGGGCCAACAGAAACAACTATTTGGTCTACAGTTTACAATGTTGAAGAAGCTAATAGCTTTATTTCTATTGGTCGCCCTATTGCCAATACAGAAATATATATCCTTGACCAGTTTAATCAACCACTTCCTGTTGCTGTATCAGGTGAGTTATATATTGGTGGTGATGGGCTAGCAAGAGGTTATTATCAAAGACCAGAATTAACAAATGAAAGATTTGTACCAAACCCGTTTAAGAATAATGCAAGACTTTATAGAACAGGCGACTTAGCCCGTTATTTACCTGATGGTAATATTGATTTTCTTGGACGCATAGATCACCAAGTTAAGTTAAGAGGTTTTAGAATTGAGCTTGGCGAAATAGAAGTTTTATTAGCACAACATCCTGAGATAAAAGAGTGTCTAGCAATAATCCAAGCGGATCAGCCTGAAAATAAGAAAATAATAGCCTATTTTATCCCTCAACTTAAAAACTCACCTTCAATAAACAAATTAAGGCAATATCTATCAGAAAAATTGCCTGAATATATGATTCCATCAACATTTGTTCCAATGGAAAGTTGGCCCCTTACACCAAATGGTAAGATTAATCGTCGTGCCTTGCCAATTCCAACTACTGAAAGACCACTTCTAAAAGACTCTTATCTAAGCCCAACTACTGAAACAGAAGCAAAAATCATAAGTATTTTTTCTCAATTGTTAGAAATTGATCAAATAGGGATAGAAGATAATTTCTTTGAATTAGGTGGAAATTCTATTCTTAGTGTTCAACTAGTAGTTAAATTACGTGAAACCTTCAAGGTAGAAATCCCTTTACGAACTCTGTTTGACAATACCCCTACAGCCAGAAAAGTAGCAGAAATTATTGATAATGCTAGCCCAATGGTAGAAAAATTAGATTTAGCAGCAGAAATAGTTTTAGATGAATCAATCAAACCACCAACCTCTAACTATTCAATAGTAACTGAGCCTAATAATATCTTCCTTACAGGAGCAACAGGTTTTTTAGGAGCTTTTTTACTTGTTGAATTAATAAACCAAACTAATGCACAAATATATTGTCTTGTACGGGCTGCAAATCTTGAATTAGCACAAGAAAGACTAATAGAACGAATGAAGTTCTATGAGCTTTGGAATGAAGCGTTTTCTTCACGTATTAGCGTTTTAGTTGGAGATTTATCACAACCAAGATTTGGTTTAAGTGAAGAAACTTTTGATAAGTTAGCTGCTAATATTGATGTTATTTATCATGTTGGTGCAACGGTTAACTTTATTTACTCCTATCAAGTGCTTAAACCAGCAAATGTTTTTGGGACACAAGAGGTTTTAAGGCTAGCTAGTAAAACAAAAGTAAAACCTGTTCATTTCACTTCTACTAGCAGTGTTTTTGAAGGTTTCAATGGTGGAAAAACAGTATTTGAATATGATGAGATCAACTTAGAAGCAAGTTTTAGCACAGGCTATACACAAACAAAGGTTGTTAGTGAAAAAATCATTGAAATTGCAAGACAAAGAGGCTTACCAGTATCAATCTATCGACTTGACTTAGTAGGTGGGCATAGCAAAACTGGTGTTGCAAATACCAGTGACTTTATCGCTTTACTAATTAAAGGTTGTATACAATACGGTAGCGCACCATTGTTAAACTCAGTCTTTGATCTTACTCCTGTTGATTTTGCTTGTAATGCTATAGTTACTTTATCTAAGCAAACAAATCAAATAGGAAAGAATTTTCATCTTCTTAATCCCTATCCTCCAAGTGCTAGTGGGTTATTTGACTGGGTTCGTAGCTTTGGTTATGACTTAGAGGCAAAACCATTTAGAGAATGGCAAACGGAAATAACTTCTCAAAATACATTAAAACCAGAGAATGCACTATATACGTTAATACCTTTTATTAAAGAGTTACGCCTAGATCAAGAAGATGAGTTCTTTACTTTTGATGTACATCAAACAGAAGAAGCCTTATTACCATTACAAATAATTTGTCCTAAGATTGACACAGAGTTATTACATAAATGTCTAGCATTTTTTGAGCGTTGTGGTTTTATTTCTGTAATGCAAAAAATGTAA
- a CDS encoding LLM class flavin-dependent oxidoreductase, with the protein MDFSLFYFASDDSTENSNNKYKLLIDGAKFADEHNFSAVWTPERHFHAFGGLYPNPAVASSAVAALTNNIQIRAGSVVLPLNSPIRVAEDWSVIDNLSKGRVGLSFASGWHADDFVFAPDNYSNRRDIMFRDIETVRKLWRGEAISFKGGAGNNVAIRILPKPIQKELPVWVTAAGSPSTFQLAGEVGANLLTHLLGQSIEELSEKIKVYRQAWQNKGYPGNGYVSLMIHTYVGKDSKEVKERVRKPFINYLRTSLDLIRNLGKSLGVNIDAEDFTKDDLDALLEHAFERYFDTSGLLGNVETCVQIVEKLKEIGVDEVACLIDFGISYQMLWKA; encoded by the coding sequence ATGGATTTTAGCCTCTTCTATTTTGCAAGTGATGATTCAACAGAAAATTCAAACAATAAGTATAAACTCTTAATAGATGGAGCAAAATTTGCTGATGAGCATAATTTTTCTGCTGTTTGGACTCCTGAACGTCACTTTCATGCTTTTGGTGGACTTTATCCTAATCCTGCTGTTGCTAGTTCTGCTGTTGCTGCTCTAACTAACAATATTCAAATAAGAGCAGGGAGCGTAGTTTTACCTCTAAATAGTCCAATTAGAGTTGCTGAAGATTGGTCAGTTATAGATAACTTGTCTAAAGGAAGAGTAGGACTATCTTTTGCATCTGGATGGCATGCGGATGATTTTGTCTTTGCTCCTGATAATTACTCTAACCGTAGAGATATTATGTTTCGTGATATAGAAACGGTTCGTAAGCTATGGCGAGGTGAAGCAATAAGCTTTAAGGGTGGGGCTGGTAATAATGTTGCTATAAGAATTCTTCCTAAACCCATACAAAAAGAGTTACCTGTTTGGGTAACTGCTGCTGGTAGCCCTTCCACTTTCCAACTAGCTGGCGAAGTTGGGGCTAATCTTCTTACCCACTTGTTAGGCCAAAGTATTGAAGAACTTAGTGAAAAAATTAAAGTTTATCGTCAAGCTTGGCAAAATAAAGGCTATCCCGGTAATGGCTATGTTAGCTTAATGATACATACTTATGTAGGAAAAGATTCAAAAGAAGTAAAAGAACGAGTTCGTAAACCCTTTATTAATTATTTACGCACTTCTTTAGATTTAATAAGAAATCTAGGAAAAAGCTTAGGTGTAAACATTGATGCAGAAGATTTTACTAAAGATGATTTAGATGCACTCTTAGAACACGCCTTTGAGCGTTATTTTGATACAAGTGGGCTTCTAGGCAATGTAGAAACTTGTGTTCAAATAGTAGAAAAACTAAAAGAAATAGGAGTAGATGAAGTAGCCTGTTTAATAGATTTTGGTATTTCTTATCAAATGTTATGGAAGGCTTAA